Proteins encoded within one genomic window of Deferribacter autotrophicus:
- a CDS encoding acyl-CoA mutase large subunit family protein — translation MIKKWEEIYKKSIERFPERKEKFQTTSGIEIKPFYTPEDIKDLDYDNQLGYPGLYPFTRGVQPTMYRSRFWTMRQYAGFATAEESNKRYHYLLQQGTMGLSVAFDLPTQIGYDSDDPMAEGEVGRVGVAIDSLEDMEILFNGIPLDKVSTSMTINATAAILLAFYIAVGEKQGVSSTKLSGTIQNDILKEYIARGTYIFPPKESMRIITDIFAFCKDHVPKWNTISISGYHIREAGSTAVQEVAFTLADGMEYVKAAIEAGLNVDDFAGRLSFFFNGHNNFLEEIAKFRAARRLWAKIMKERFGAKNPRSCMLRFHTQTAGSTLTAQQPENNIVRVAIQALAAVLGGTQSLHTNSFDEALALPTEKSVRIALRTQQIIAHESGVADTIDPLAGSYLIETWTNEIERKAEEYINKIEELGGMIRAIEMGYVQKEIQNSAYEYQLMIEKGEQIVVGVNKYQIEEEPPQDILKIDPVVEENQKRKLKALREKRDNLAVQNALKKLEEAAKSNENLMPKIIECARCYATLGEIIKSLKNVFGEYKENIVL, via the coding sequence ATGATAAAAAAGTGGGAAGAGATTTATAAAAAGTCTATTGAAAGATTTCCTGAAAGAAAAGAAAAATTTCAGACAACAAGTGGCATTGAAATTAAGCCATTTTACACTCCTGAAGATATTAAAGATTTGGATTATGATAATCAGCTTGGTTATCCGGGACTTTATCCTTTTACACGGGGCGTACAACCCACGATGTATAGAAGTAGATTCTGGACAATGAGACAGTATGCTGGGTTTGCAACAGCTGAGGAATCAAATAAACGTTATCACTACTTGTTACAGCAGGGAACGATGGGATTATCCGTAGCTTTTGATTTACCTACACAAATTGGTTACGATTCTGATGATCCCATGGCAGAAGGTGAAGTGGGAAGAGTAGGGGTTGCCATTGATTCTTTAGAAGATATGGAGATTCTATTTAATGGTATTCCTCTTGATAAAGTTTCCACATCTATGACAATTAATGCTACAGCAGCTATTTTGCTTGCCTTTTACATTGCGGTGGGAGAAAAGCAAGGAGTTTCCTCTACAAAATTAAGCGGAACAATACAAAATGATATATTAAAGGAATATATTGCAAGAGGAACGTATATTTTTCCTCCTAAAGAGTCGATGAGGATAATTACTGATATTTTTGCATTCTGTAAAGATCATGTACCTAAGTGGAATACAATAAGTATTAGCGGTTATCATATTAGAGAGGCTGGGTCCACTGCAGTGCAAGAAGTGGCTTTTACTTTAGCAGATGGTATGGAATATGTTAAAGCTGCTATTGAAGCTGGCTTGAATGTGGATGATTTTGCTGGTAGATTGTCATTTTTCTTTAATGGTCACAATAATTTTCTTGAGGAAATTGCAAAGTTCAGGGCAGCAAGAAGACTCTGGGCCAAAATTATGAAAGAAAGGTTTGGGGCTAAGAATCCTAGGTCATGCATGCTTAGATTTCATACTCAGACAGCTGGTAGTACTCTTACAGCACAGCAACCAGAAAACAATATAGTGAGGGTTGCAATTCAAGCCCTTGCTGCAGTTTTGGGTGGTACTCAATCACTTCATACAAACTCTTTTGATGAAGCTCTTGCTCTTCCAACAGAAAAATCGGTTAGGATTGCTTTGAGAACTCAGCAAATTATTGCCCATGAAAGTGGTGTGGCCGATACTATTGATCCACTCGCAGGTTCATATCTTATAGAAACCTGGACAAATGAAATTGAAAGGAAAGCTGAGGAATATATAAATAAGATTGAAGAGCTTGGTGGTATGATTAGGGCTATTGAAATGGGGTATGTACAGAAAGAGATTCAGAACAGTGCTTATGAATATCAGCTTATGATTGAAAAAGGGGAGCAGATTGTGGTGGGTGTGAATAAATATCAGATTGAGGAGGAACCACCACAGGATATTTTGAAGATAGACCCTGTTGTTGAAGAGAATCAGAAAAGGAAGTTAAAAGCTCTTAGAGAGAAAAGGGATAATTTGGCTGTGCAAAATGCATTAAAAAAGCTTGAAGAAGCAGCAAAATCTAATGAAAACTTGATGCCTAAAATAATTGAATGTGCAAGATGTTATGCTACTCTTGGTGAGATTATAAAGTCTCTTAAAAATGTATTTGGAGAATATAAAGAAAATATTGTATTATAA
- a CDS encoding YhdH/YhfP family quinone oxidoreductase, which produces MSTFKAMVVYEKGEKFERIIEEKNISDLPDNEVLIRVKYSSLNYKDALSATGHKGVTKNYPHTPGIDAAGIVENSKSDKFKKGDEVIVIGYDLGMNTPGGFGQYISVPANWVVKKPDNLTLKQAMIFGTAGFTAAMSVDKLIKYGTKKGGKILVTGATGGVGSIAVSILAKEGFYTVAATGKLSEENFLKTLGAQEVVNRDDIIDEKRPLLKETWDGVVDTVGGTILSSAIKALKYGCSATSCGLAQSPKLDLTVFPFILRGVNLLGIDSVECSIDFKEYIWNKIAKEWNIEFPEGFYEEVSLEGLNEKIDLILKGKIKGRILVNLEK; this is translated from the coding sequence ATGTCCACATTTAAAGCAATGGTCGTATATGAAAAAGGAGAAAAATTTGAAAGGATTATTGAAGAAAAAAATATCTCTGATTTACCAGACAATGAAGTTCTAATTAGAGTAAAATATTCATCTCTCAATTATAAGGATGCTCTTTCTGCCACAGGACACAAAGGCGTTACTAAGAATTATCCTCATACACCAGGGATTGATGCAGCTGGAATAGTTGAAAATTCAAAATCTGACAAGTTTAAAAAAGGTGACGAAGTAATCGTTATAGGTTATGACCTTGGAATGAATACACCAGGTGGTTTTGGCCAATACATCTCCGTTCCTGCTAATTGGGTGGTAAAAAAACCTGATAACCTTACTTTAAAACAAGCAATGATTTTTGGTACAGCTGGATTTACTGCAGCAATGTCTGTGGATAAACTTATAAAGTATGGTACAAAAAAAGGAGGCAAAATTCTTGTTACCGGCGCAACAGGAGGTGTGGGATCAATAGCTGTAAGTATTCTTGCTAAAGAGGGATTTTATACCGTTGCAGCCACTGGAAAACTATCAGAAGAAAATTTTCTAAAGACTCTTGGAGCACAAGAGGTTGTTAATAGAGATGATATTATTGATGAAAAAAGGCCTCTACTGAAAGAAACATGGGATGGAGTAGTGGATACTGTTGGTGGTACTATACTTTCATCAGCCATAAAAGCTTTAAAATACGGATGTTCTGCCACATCCTGTGGTCTTGCACAATCTCCAAAACTTGATTTAACAGTTTTCCCTTTCATACTAAGAGGGGTTAATTTGCTTGGTATTGATTCTGTGGAATGTTCGATAGATTTTAAAGAATATATATGGAACAAAATAGCTAAAGAATGGAATATTGAATTTCCAGAAGGATTTTACGAAGAAGTTTCTTTAGAAGGTCTAAACGAAAAAATTGATTTAATTTTGAAGGGTAAAATAAAAGGTAGGATTTTAGTAAACTTAGAAAAATAA
- a CDS encoding ABC transporter substrate-binding protein: MKKLILILLMVIFSITSVFAKIKIGALLAISGPASHIGKPAEIIIKTLTENFNKKNNLNEQIELVIYDTKSQPKIAIQFAKKLINKDKVDVIIGPNTTGSALAIIPFVQKAKIPTMTLVGGTSVVEPVKKYVFKSPQKTSTAIKKIKEYLLKHNITRIGVIADSGGFGQDGIKSLKKNANGLEIIGIEKFHKSDANMTSQLAKLLKKKPQAILAWTVGSAGAKIAKNLRQLDKEVLLIQSHGLADYYYIKLAGNFAENSILPATKFIVASQLPDSDPQKKILIDFNNQFGKLIENSSVHSVYAYDGFNLIIEAFKKSKEKNIPLVDALESIKNYVGVTGVYNLSNKDHCGLDESSMVIIKVKDGKFILIV; this comes from the coding sequence ATGAAAAAATTAATTCTTATATTGTTAATGGTTATTTTCAGTATTACTTCAGTTTTTGCTAAAATAAAGATAGGTGCCTTGTTAGCCATATCTGGTCCTGCCTCACATATCGGCAAACCAGCTGAAATCATAATTAAAACACTTACAGAAAATTTTAACAAAAAAAATAATTTAAACGAACAAATAGAACTGGTTATCTATGACACAAAAAGCCAGCCAAAAATTGCTATACAGTTTGCAAAAAAATTAATCAATAAAGATAAAGTGGATGTAATTATAGGACCCAATACTACAGGAAGCGCTCTTGCTATTATCCCTTTTGTCCAGAAAGCTAAAATCCCAACAATGACTCTCGTAGGCGGCACATCAGTAGTTGAACCAGTTAAAAAATATGTTTTCAAATCACCTCAAAAAACATCTACTGCAATCAAGAAAATTAAAGAGTATTTACTAAAACATAATATAACAAGGATTGGTGTAATAGCAGACTCTGGAGGATTTGGTCAGGATGGAATAAAGTCTTTGAAAAAAAATGCAAATGGATTGGAAATTATTGGAATTGAAAAATTTCATAAATCTGATGCAAACATGACATCTCAACTTGCAAAGCTGCTAAAAAAGAAACCTCAAGCAATTTTAGCATGGACTGTAGGTTCAGCTGGAGCAAAAATAGCCAAAAATTTAAGACAGCTTGACAAAGAAGTTTTACTAATCCAATCACACGGTCTGGCAGACTATTATTACATAAAATTAGCTGGCAATTTTGCAGAAAACTCAATTCTCCCAGCTACAAAGTTTATAGTGGCTTCTCAGCTACCTGACTCAGACCCTCAAAAGAAAATTTTAATTGATTTCAATAATCAGTTCGGAAAGTTAATAGAAAATTCTTCTGTTCATTCAGTTTATGCCTATGATGGGTTTAATCTAATAATTGAAGCATTTAAAAAATCAAAAGAAAAAAATATTCCTTTAGTAGATGCTTTGGAATCCATCAAAAATTATGTTGGAGTAACAGGAGTATATAATTTGTCAAACAAAGATCACTGTGGACTTGATGAATCTTCTATGGTAATTATAAAAGTAAAGGATGGTAAGTTTATATTGATAGTATAG
- a CDS encoding formyltransferase family protein: MKISLFVDNYTGYKFIELLIEKKDFDYKIYTYHPNFKRSQKIYDFSKFAKYFNITYLASNRYENCKTKIKNCDFALCIDWTKDFFTNSNYPFCTLYYHPSLLPMYRGYGAISEQFYRGVVKSGLTIYLPNEKVDAGDIIYQKKINIQFTDYPVDFINKCIVELYHFLNLLKNNQINLNEKKKQNENLSFYLVRKRQKDALIDFNKSAYAVYNHIRAFSHPFFGAHAFINSEKFIIWKCAIEKWEGNFGTPGEVIEKNKNGIEIACGSGSIFAHTIEINNQLFKYEDIPIEKNSLINQL; encoded by the coding sequence GTGAAAATTTCGCTTTTTGTTGACAACTACACAGGTTACAAATTTATTGAGCTTTTAATAGAAAAAAAAGATTTTGATTATAAGATATATACCTATCATCCTAATTTTAAAAGGTCACAAAAGATTTATGATTTTTCTAAATTTGCTAAATATTTCAACATTACCTATCTTGCAAGTAACCGTTATGAAAATTGTAAAACCAAGATAAAAAACTGTGATTTTGCCCTCTGTATTGACTGGACAAAGGATTTCTTCACTAATTCAAACTACCCTTTTTGCACACTTTATTATCACCCTTCCCTCTTACCAATGTACAGAGGATATGGCGCCATTTCTGAGCAATTTTATAGAGGAGTTGTAAAAAGTGGGTTAACCATCTACCTACCAAATGAAAAGGTAGATGCTGGAGATATAATATATCAGAAGAAAATTAATATCCAGTTTACAGATTATCCAGTAGATTTCATAAACAAGTGTATTGTTGAGCTTTACCACTTTTTGAATTTATTAAAAAACAATCAAATTAATTTAAATGAGAAGAAAAAACAAAATGAAAATCTTTCTTTTTACCTTGTGAGAAAAAGACAGAAAGATGCCTTAATAGACTTTAACAAATCAGCTTACGCAGTTTACAACCACATCAGAGCTTTTTCTCACCCTTTTTTCGGTGCACATGCCTTCATTAATTCTGAAAAATTTATAATCTGGAAATGTGCAATCGAAAAATGGGAAGGAAATTTTGGCACACCAGGAGAAGTTATTGAAAAAAATAAAAATGGCATTGAAATAGCGTGTGGTAGCGGCAGTATATTTGCACATACTATTGAAATAAACAATCAGCTTTTTAAGTATGAAGACATCCCCATTGAAAAAAATAGCCTAATAAACCAACTTTAA
- a CDS encoding DUF2207 domain-containing protein codes for MKRLLIFFVISLLFAFSSIAKAEYFYIKDYVVNIFINKNSVIDVEEKILVHFNSPRHGIFRKIPYKYHVENKDDDLNRPFIYGSTYKIKIYDVEVDNFNFTTYKKGNYFFIKIGSANKFVSGDVRYIIRYKIYGAINFFDDHSEFYFNVIGQEWPVPIEKASFNIQFPDNYKPAEEKYFIVTGRYGERKKDISYLVREGLITGETNRTLPPKNGITVGIWFPPNVISKGSFFSRLSFIILNNKIYLLPLVVFIVMFILWYLFGRDKNIIRIVQYKLPENITPAEAGVLIDDKTDNRDLISLIFYWAANGYLEIEETEDNGLILKKKDYILNKLKDLPENAKSFEKTIFYGLFPGSTKSVRVSTLKDQFYIYMNDAREQLNSEMTLQDYYESSSQTLTTISYFAAVVMFFIGIGSGVLFQRMDYLIALIISALITFIFARIMPKKTDKGAKVYQLVDGFREFIERVEKPKLKVLLKQDPNYFDKILSYAVALGIEDKVAEKFKDLITEPPKWYRSTSHRRFSTVYFVHSLNDSMKVMNTAFTSSPQSSSSGSGFSGGGGGGFSGGGFGGGGGGSW; via the coding sequence ATGAAAAGATTATTAATCTTCTTTGTAATATCACTACTATTTGCTTTTTCAAGTATAGCAAAAGCAGAATATTTTTACATAAAAGATTACGTAGTAAACATTTTTATCAATAAAAACTCCGTTATTGATGTGGAAGAAAAAATATTAGTTCATTTCAACTCCCCTCGTCATGGTATTTTTAGAAAAATCCCCTACAAATATCATGTAGAAAATAAAGATGATGATCTTAACAGACCGTTTATTTACGGCAGTACTTATAAAATTAAAATTTATGATGTTGAAGTGGATAACTTTAATTTTACTACTTACAAGAAAGGTAATTATTTTTTCATAAAAATTGGTAGTGCTAATAAATTTGTGAGTGGTGATGTTCGTTATATTATCAGATATAAAATTTATGGTGCCATCAATTTTTTTGATGATCATAGTGAATTTTACTTCAATGTTATCGGTCAGGAATGGCCTGTCCCAATAGAAAAAGCAAGTTTCAATATCCAGTTTCCTGATAATTATAAACCTGCTGAAGAAAAATATTTTATAGTGACAGGAAGATACGGGGAAAGGAAAAAAGATATATCTTATCTTGTAAGAGAAGGGTTAATAACTGGAGAAACAAATCGTACCCTACCACCAAAAAACGGTATCACAGTAGGAATATGGTTTCCACCGAATGTTATTTCAAAAGGATCTTTTTTCTCTAGACTTTCTTTTATTATTCTCAACAATAAAATCTATCTATTGCCTTTAGTGGTTTTTATCGTAATGTTCATACTCTGGTATCTTTTCGGAAGAGATAAAAATATCATAAGAATTGTGCAATACAAACTACCAGAAAATATTACCCCTGCAGAAGCCGGTGTATTGATAGATGATAAAACTGATAACAGAGATTTGATTTCTCTCATTTTTTATTGGGCGGCAAACGGCTATCTGGAAATTGAAGAAACGGAAGATAACGGCTTAATACTCAAAAAGAAGGATTACATATTGAACAAGTTGAAAGATTTACCTGAAAATGCAAAATCTTTTGAAAAAACTATATTTTACGGATTATTTCCTGGCTCCACAAAAAGTGTCAGAGTCAGTACATTGAAAGATCAATTTTATATTTATATGAATGATGCGAGAGAACAATTAAATAGTGAAATGACTCTACAGGACTATTATGAATCATCTTCCCAAACCTTAACGACTATATCATACTTTGCAGCAGTTGTTATGTTTTTCATCGGTATCGGATCAGGTGTATTATTTCAACGTATGGACTATCTTATTGCCCTAATCATTTCAGCCTTAATTACCTTTATCTTTGCCAGAATAATGCCCAAAAAAACGGATAAGGGTGCAAAAGTCTATCAGCTTGTTGATGGATTTAGAGAATTTATCGAAAGAGTTGAAAAACCAAAATTAAAGGTCCTTCTTAAACAAGATCCTAATTACTTTGATAAAATTCTTTCTTATGCTGTAGCTCTTGGTATAGAAGATAAAGTTGCAGAAAAATTCAAAGACCTGATAACTGAACCTCCAAAATGGTATAGAAGCACATCGCATCGCAGATTCAGTACTGTATATTTTGTTCACAGTTTAAATGATTCTATGAAAGTTATGAATACAGCTTTTACTTCATCACCACAATCCAGCAGTAGCGGTAGTGGATTTTCCGGTGGGGGTGGAGGAGGATTTTCAGGTGGAGGATTCGGTGGTGGCGGTGGAGGTAGCTGGTGA
- a CDS encoding LemA family protein has protein sequence MTLGYIIIGLIILLFLMLIYYYNKFVKLKNQVDESWSGIDVQLKRRYDLIPNLVETVKEYAKHEKETLENVVKARNMAMNAKNVEEKAQAENMLTGALKTIFALAENYPDLKANKNFLNLQNTLSEIEDNIQNARRYYNAVVRDYNILCEAFPSVIIANMFGFKKREFFEIEEAERKNVKVKF, from the coding sequence GTGACTTTAGGTTATATAATTATCGGATTAATCATTTTATTATTTCTTATGCTTATCTATTATTATAATAAATTTGTTAAACTGAAAAATCAGGTAGATGAATCTTGGAGTGGAATTGACGTACAACTTAAAAGAAGATATGACCTTATACCAAACTTAGTTGAAACTGTAAAAGAATACGCTAAGCATGAAAAAGAAACTCTTGAAAATGTAGTAAAAGCAAGAAATATGGCAATGAATGCTAAAAATGTAGAAGAAAAAGCCCAAGCTGAAAACATGCTTACAGGTGCTTTAAAAACTATTTTTGCTCTTGCTGAAAATTACCCTGATTTAAAAGCCAATAAAAACTTTTTGAATCTTCAAAATACTCTTTCTGAAATAGAGGACAATATTCAGAATGCAAGGAGGTATTACAACGCTGTCGTTAGAGATTACAATATACTTTGTGAAGCCTTCCCATCAGTAATTATTGCAAATATGTTTGGCTTTAAAAAACGTGAATTCTTTGAAATAGAAGAAGCTGAAAGGAAAAACGTTAAAGTAAAATTTTAA
- a CDS encoding MBL fold metallo-hydrolase translates to MVKFTILGSGSAVQYENRSSASYLLEYNDKKIILDAGFCLLDRLEKVSVLADEIDYIFVSHKHPDHFMGIIHFLFARKSITSYSNNPVTIFGFKGLESYINGFRKILGHWIEPEIDIKIVEDTKFSFDDFEYELFKTVHTDESVGIKLYIDGKKIVYTGDSEYFDDLIVHVNEADLFVADCGKIKGDVIEGHMSYDEVLQVAINAGVKNLLFSHFYPDSDKFEINVDNYNFKVFKARDLMSIYL, encoded by the coding sequence ATGGTTAAATTTACAATTTTGGGTTCTGGTTCGGCTGTTCAGTATGAAAATAGGAGTTCTGCATCCTATCTTCTTGAATATAATGACAAAAAGATTATTCTTGATGCTGGATTCTGTTTGCTTGATAGGCTTGAAAAGGTATCGGTTCTTGCCGATGAGATAGATTATATTTTTGTTTCTCATAAACATCCTGATCATTTTATGGGTATTATACATTTTCTTTTTGCTAGAAAGAGTATAACTTCATATTCTAATAATCCTGTAACTATTTTTGGATTTAAGGGGTTAGAAAGTTATATAAATGGGTTTAGAAAAATACTTGGACACTGGATAGAGCCTGAAATTGATATAAAAATTGTTGAAGATACAAAATTTTCTTTTGATGATTTTGAATATGAACTATTTAAAACGGTACATACCGATGAATCTGTTGGTATAAAACTTTACATTGATGGGAAGAAAATTGTTTACACTGGTGACTCCGAGTACTTTGATGATTTAATTGTTCATGTTAATGAAGCGGATTTGTTTGTAGCTGATTGTGGAAAGATAAAGGGAGATGTAATAGAGGGACATATGTCTTATGATGAAGTATTGCAAGTAGCTATTAATGCAGGTGTAAAAAATCTTTTATTTTCTCATTTTTATCCGGATTCTGATAAATTTGAAATTAACGTAGACAATTATAATTTCAAAGTTTTTAAAGCAAGGGATTTAATGTCAATTTATTTATAG
- a CDS encoding NAD-dependent epimerase/dehydratase family protein translates to MTGATGFIGKNLIEKLSPDEFYVMGRRNVGFANFIPFDIASDKEIVIPEDINTVIHIAGCTKTINKQDYFKVNVEWSKKLIEASVKAGVKRFILVSSQAAAGNRAVKEDDECEPVSIYGKSKLLAEKEVLKYKDKICIVIVRPPAVFGPYDSDFFKTFKMVKSGIAPIVKNSKFSYVFVKDLVYSILELTKVDVTSGEIFFVSADNPILQTDFMNIIAKIMQKNIKFVKIPEMIAFVFAFLNEIKAKIVGKADIFSIDKVREIVAGNWICDNSKIKKFIKYRETPIEVALEETYIWYKENKWL, encoded by the coding sequence ATTACTGGTGCTACGGGTTTTATAGGGAAAAATCTTATTGAGAAGCTGAGTCCTGATGAATTTTATGTTATGGGTAGAAGAAATGTAGGCTTTGCCAATTTTATTCCCTTTGATATTGCATCTGATAAGGAAATTGTAATTCCTGAGGATATAAATACTGTAATCCATATTGCTGGATGTACGAAAACTATCAATAAGCAAGATTATTTTAAGGTGAATGTTGAGTGGAGTAAAAAGTTAATAGAGGCTTCTGTAAAGGCTGGAGTTAAAAGATTCATCCTTGTTTCATCTCAGGCTGCTGCTGGAAATAGAGCTGTCAAAGAAGATGATGAGTGTGAGCCTGTAAGTATATATGGTAAGAGCAAATTATTAGCTGAAAAAGAGGTTTTAAAATATAAAGATAAAATTTGTATTGTTATAGTAAGACCACCTGCCGTTTTTGGCCCTTATGATTCGGATTTTTTTAAAACTTTTAAAATGGTAAAAAGTGGCATAGCTCCAATTGTTAAAAATAGTAAGTTTAGTTATGTTTTTGTGAAAGATTTGGTCTATTCTATCTTAGAACTTACAAAAGTTGATGTGACAAGTGGAGAAATATTTTTTGTTTCTGCTGATAATCCTATACTTCAAACAGATTTTATGAATATTATTGCAAAAATTATGCAAAAAAATATTAAATTTGTTAAAATACCCGAAATGATTGCGTTTGTTTTTGCATTTTTAAATGAAATAAAGGCAAAAATTGTGGGGAAAGCAGATATTTTCTCTATCGATAAAGTGCGGGAAATTGTGGCAGGTAACTGGATTTGTGATAATAGTAAAATAAAAAAATTTATTAAGTATCGAGAAACTCCCATTGAGGTTGCCCTTGAAGAGACGTACATATGGTATAAAGAAAACAAATGGTTATAG